One Solanum pennellii chromosome 9, SPENNV200 DNA segment encodes these proteins:
- the LOC114074094 gene encoding serine/threonine-protein phosphatase 7 long form homolog, translating into MANDSEYKLDPGPLESNVLTGQLTHRSQDIWEGNVNMILNTRREDGNFWKLIEKYPIHPRVLEVIRLSGLYGVYKSNRPAIDRSLITALVERWRPETHTFHFRTGEATITLQDVEVLYGLPVNGDPVLGNEMIRTIEDWQNICQRLLGFVPSREDFKTNSIKVAAFNSHMLSQPHLSNMATQDMVNQKARCFMFWMIAGMMMADTSGGYLKLMYLPMLEDVDKIGSYSWGSATLAYLYHFLCKASQSTQNEIAGFLPLLQIWAWERVTVLRPQIVAHRDARTICHVGLPRGPHATRWFAHLSWTNTTKHVLKVYRDALDSMIEDQFIWEPYSDDLIESLPLYCHAGRDIWRVRVPIFCWDVVEVHLPDRVMRQFGLQQAIPTPFPFDSNHFRHDRRGRPNTNWELEHAHWLSFWNQRLQYSCDAPVNNEPLRYDDPYLIWFRRITRLVIGNPNSRPQNQQGYVPNSTAYETMVRHIHSMVDEAKTLGDNPSYEALYMFRKMVRDQGSDCLKYVHEADRVHVSADYRRDVVQPVQLHHPVRRRGKGGVAGRRERVVERAQTHVEIDQATQNVQEALEDDQATSNYNIGSISGGCTHEFTQASNMTYQLSETDIMPYVTPQTLQISSHPSLSSLENVIGNFENVPNFNSSPVPLIIETPDATNSLEDPNHDVDDNDPKDANEGGDTTIQNSEPSRREKRKIKLKPCGTGGHYAIQHVQKKRAKNK; encoded by the exons AATCGAATGTATTAACGGGACAACTTACTCATAGATCACAAGATATATGGGAAggaaatgttaatatgattctTAATACGAGGAGAGAAGATGGAAATTTTTGGAAGCTCATAGAGAAATATCCCATCCATCCACGAGTTCTTGAAGTAATTAGGTTATCTGGATTATATGGTGTTTACAAATCTAATCGGCCTGCTATTGACCGTAGTTTGATCACTGCACTAGTTGAGCGTTGGCGTCCCGAAACTCACACTTTTCACTTTAGAACAGGCGAAGCAACAATTACCTTGCAGGACGTAGAGGTGTTGTATGGATTACCTGTGAATGGTGATCCAGTACTTGGTAATGAAATGATAAGGACCATAGAGGATTGGCAAAACATTTGTCAAAGATTATTAGGTTTTGTTCCTTCTCGTGAAGACTTCAAAACAAATTCCATCAAGGTCGCTGCATTTAATTCACACATGTTAAGCCAGCCACATTTGTCGAACATGGCAACACAAGATATGGTTAATCAGAAGGCAAGATGTTTCATGTTCTGGATGATTGCAGGTATGATGATGGCGGATACATCTGGTGGTTATTTGAAGCTTATGTACCTGCCTATGCTCGAAGACGTCGATAAAATTGGATCTTATAGTTGGGGGAGTGCGACCTTGGCATACTTGTATCATTTTCTTTGTAAAGCTTCACAGAGTACCCAAAATGAGATAGCCGGATTTTTGCCACTACTTCAG ATTTGGGCGTGGGAGAGAGTCACTGTTCTCCGTCCTCAAATAGTAGCCCACAGAGATGCGAGAACTATTTGTCATGTTGGTTTGCCTAGGGGTCCGCATGCTACTAGATGGTTTGCACATCTTAGTTGGACGAATACTACCAAGCATGTGTTGAAAGTTTATAGGGATGCACTTGACTCTATGATAGAAGATCAG TTTATTTGGGAACCGTATTCCGATGACTTAATTGAGAGTCTTCCTCTCTATTGTCATGCTGGACGAGACATATGGCGAGTTAGAGTTCCAATATTTTGTTGGGATGTGGTCGAGGTTCATTTGCCAGATCGTGTTATGAGGCAATTTGGACTACAACAAGCTATACCAACTCCGTTTCCATTTGATTCCAACCACTTTCGCCATGATCGTCGAGGAAGACCAAATACAAATTGGGAGTTGGAACATGCACATTGGTTATCATTTTGGAACCAACGTCTCCAATATAGTTGTGATGCACCGGTTAATAATGAACCACTTCGCTATGATGATCCATATCTTATTTGGTTCAGGCGCATTACTCGTCTTGTTATTGGTAATCCTAATTCACGTCCTCAAAATCAACAAGGTTATGTGCCTAATTCGACGGCATATGAAACTATG gtGCGTCATATTCATTCGATGGTTGATGAAGCTAAAACACTTGGTGATAATCCATCATATGAGGCCTTATACATGTTTAGAAAAATGGTGCGAGATCAAGGTTCTGATTGTTTGAAATATGTCCATGAGGCTGACAGGGTTCATGTGTCAGCCGATTATAGAAGAGATGTGGTACAACCTGTCCAGTTACATCACCCAGTTCGTAGGCGAGGAAAAGGTGGTGTTGCAGGTAGGAGAGAACGTGTTGTTGAAAGAGCACAAACACATGTTGAAATAGATCAGGCCACACAAAATGTCCAAGAAGCCTTAGAAGATGATCAAGCAACATCCAATTATAATATTGGTTCTATTTCAGGAGGTTGCACTCATGAATTCACTCAGGCATCAAATATGACATATCAACTGTCAGAAACAGATATCATGCCATACGTGACGCCACAGACTCTACAAATATCAAGTCATCCAAGTCTTTCATCACTTGAGAATGTCATTGGTAATTTTGAGAATGTCCCAAATTTTAACTCATCGCCTGTGCCTCTGATCATTGAAACCCCTGATGCCACTAATAGTTTAGAGGACCCGAATCATGATGTGGACGATAATGATCCAAAGGATGCAAATGAAGGCGGTGATACGACTATTCAAAATAGTGAACCATCAAGGAGGGAGAAGCGTAAAATTAAACTTAAGCCTTGTGGGACTG